From the genome of Bradyrhizobium elkanii USDA 76, one region includes:
- a CDS encoding amidohydrolase family protein → MTMTADVTATRLFCGADHGIRNDVVLRHVDGVITDISEAASPAKGPRSFILPAFVNAHDHARPRASSFGAIGMPLESWILRTVVGTPVDPYLSAASAFARAAQAGCAAMMVHYTRPSGTMPLVEEARAIARAAADVGIRIAFAIAVRDQNPIVYGDSEAVLSDLPAHDRKTIEQLFVRTPMSPQAYIELTDAIAAAIGGPKVDVQLGPAGVQWCSKPLLQAVAENSAQTGRRIHMHLLETIYQRAWADRHFPGGIVRYLRDIGFLSERLTLAHCIHARPDELEMIAASGARIVTNFSSNLHLRSGHAPIAAAHSCGCGIAVGVDGLALDEDDDVLREMRLVQMMHGGLGFKRTWTAQEFFALAIRNGRRATGAPGAGELAVGAPADFVGIDLDRLERDQILDADPLDLLFARGNASLISELVVDGRTVAKAGRCLGVDFPAIEQELRNIAGASDATYAHVLRAWPRLSNSVQHWFEAQLTCN, encoded by the coding sequence ATGACCATGACAGCAGACGTCACGGCAACCCGTCTGTTCTGCGGTGCTGACCACGGCATCCGCAACGACGTCGTGCTCCGTCACGTCGACGGCGTCATCACCGATATCTCCGAAGCCGCGAGCCCGGCGAAGGGCCCGCGTTCCTTCATCCTCCCCGCTTTCGTCAACGCCCACGACCACGCCCGTCCGCGCGCGTCGAGCTTCGGCGCGATCGGCATGCCGCTGGAGAGCTGGATCCTGCGCACGGTGGTCGGCACGCCGGTCGATCCCTATCTCTCCGCGGCTTCGGCGTTTGCCCGCGCAGCGCAGGCCGGCTGCGCCGCGATGATGGTGCACTACACGAGGCCGAGCGGCACCATGCCGCTGGTCGAGGAGGCCAGGGCGATCGCGCGCGCCGCCGCCGATGTCGGCATCCGCATCGCCTTTGCGATCGCCGTGCGCGACCAGAACCCGATCGTCTATGGCGACAGCGAAGCGGTGCTGTCAGACCTTCCGGCCCACGACCGCAAGACGATCGAACAGCTGTTCGTTCGCACCCCGATGTCGCCGCAGGCCTATATCGAGCTGACCGACGCCATCGCGGCGGCGATCGGCGGGCCGAAAGTCGACGTCCAGCTTGGGCCGGCCGGGGTGCAGTGGTGCTCGAAGCCACTGCTGCAGGCGGTCGCGGAGAACTCGGCGCAGACCGGCCGCCGCATTCACATGCATCTGCTCGAGACGATCTACCAGCGCGCCTGGGCCGACCGGCATTTTCCCGGCGGCATCGTCCGCTATCTCCGCGACATCGGCTTCCTCTCGGAGCGGCTGACGCTCGCGCATTGCATCCACGCCCGGCCCGACGAGCTCGAGATGATCGCGGCGTCGGGCGCGCGCATCGTCACCAATTTCTCCTCCAACCTCCACCTGCGCTCAGGACACGCACCAATCGCGGCGGCGCATAGCTGCGGCTGCGGGATTGCGGTCGGCGTCGATGGCCTTGCGCTCGACGAGGATGACGACGTGCTGCGCGAGATGCGGCTGGTGCAGATGATGCACGGTGGCCTCGGCTTCAAGCGCACCTGGACAGCTCAGGAGTTCTTCGCGCTCGCGATCCGCAACGGCCGCCGTGCCACCGGCGCGCCCGGAGCCGGCGAGCTCGCGGTCGGTGCGCCGGCCGATTTCGTCGGCATCGATCTCGACCGCCTCGAGCGTGATCAGATTCTCGATGCCGATCCGCTCGACCTCCTGTTCGCACGCGGCAATGCGTCGCTGATCTCAGAGCTTGTGGTCGATGGTCGCACCGTCGCCAAGGCCGGCCGGTGCCTCGGTGTTGACTTTCCCGCCATTGAGCAGGAACTGCGTAACATCGCCGGTGCGAGCGATGCCACATACGCGCATGTCTTGCGCGCATGGCCGCGATTGTCGAACTCAGTGCAACACTGGTTCGAAGCGCAACTCACCTGCAATTAG
- a CDS encoding ABC transporter substrate-binding protein, with protein sequence MLRKVSAALLGLALIAGPARAEDTTIKFTLGWKTQGSDAAFFYAKDNGYFKEEGLNVVIDQGEGSGATVTRIMSGAYDAGFGDVNAIIQNAATKPQDAPVMVYMMWNQPPFAIVAKNSSGIKTIKDFEGHTLGGAQGTPTTRLLPVFVHKNGLDGEKIKVSNMAPNLQEPMLIKGDIDAALVFNITSYFNLVLNRQDPDKDFKWFSFGDYGLDLYSNGVMVSRKLIASNPKAVAGLVRAINRGAIAVAKDQNAAMKAALNYDNLINVDVEKRRLQYSFEKLIVSPEMKDIGIGDVRDDRMARAIGFIVEGYQLARTPAPAEVFSREFLPPRAERELVYTAN encoded by the coding sequence ATGCTGAGAAAAGTAAGCGCCGCGCTGTTGGGATTGGCCCTGATCGCCGGTCCCGCGCGCGCCGAGGACACCACCATCAAGTTCACGCTGGGCTGGAAGACGCAAGGCTCGGACGCCGCGTTCTTCTACGCCAAGGACAACGGCTACTTCAAGGAAGAGGGCCTCAACGTCGTGATCGACCAGGGCGAGGGCTCCGGCGCGACCGTGACGCGCATCATGTCGGGCGCCTATGACGCCGGCTTCGGCGACGTCAACGCGATCATCCAGAACGCCGCGACCAAGCCGCAGGATGCGCCCGTCATGGTCTACATGATGTGGAACCAGCCGCCATTCGCGATCGTCGCCAAGAACTCGAGCGGCATCAAGACGATCAAGGATTTCGAGGGCCACACGCTCGGCGGCGCGCAAGGCACGCCGACCACGCGGCTATTGCCGGTGTTCGTGCACAAGAACGGGCTCGATGGCGAGAAGATCAAGGTCTCCAACATGGCGCCGAATCTGCAGGAGCCGATGCTGATCAAGGGCGACATCGACGCCGCGCTGGTGTTCAACATCACGAGCTATTTCAACCTGGTGCTGAACCGCCAGGACCCCGACAAGGACTTCAAATGGTTCTCGTTCGGCGATTACGGGCTCGACCTCTATTCCAACGGCGTGATGGTCTCGCGCAAGCTGATCGCGTCGAACCCGAAGGCGGTGGCCGGCCTCGTCCGCGCCATCAACAGGGGCGCGATCGCGGTCGCCAAGGACCAGAACGCGGCCATGAAGGCGGCGCTGAACTACGACAATCTGATCAATGTCGATGTCGAGAAGCGCCGGCTGCAATATTCCTTCGAGAAGCTGATCGTCTCGCCGGAGATGAAGGACATCGGCATCGGCGACGTCAGGGACGACCGCATGGCCCGCGCCATCGGCTTCATCGTCGAAGGCTACCAGCTCGCCCGCACGCCGGCCCCGGCCGAAGTGTTCTCGCGGGAATTCCTGCCGCCGCGCGCAGAGAGGGAGTTGGTGTATACGGCGAATTGA
- a CDS encoding ABC transporter permease yields MSASDIRQKAWSAALIVLFFVAWELFCLVTGMSDLVLPRPSQIFVTLFDKLPILWPHIVQTLVTTMIGFVLGVALGVALGAVIGVSKTAYDTCYPLLVGFSSIPKVAVVPIFVLWFGSGTVPAVLTSLSICFFPIVVNIATGLATTEPELEDVLKALGASKFDILWNVGLPRTMPFFFASLKVAVSYAFVGAVLSETVASNRGIGNVMMTASSNFNVPLVFAGLFVLAGLGVALYVLFSLIEGQVTGWATRKDNVIAT; encoded by the coding sequence ATGTCCGCGTCAGATATCAGGCAGAAGGCCTGGTCCGCGGCGCTGATCGTGCTGTTCTTCGTCGCCTGGGAGCTGTTCTGCCTGGTGACGGGGATGTCGGACCTCGTGCTGCCGCGGCCGTCGCAGATCTTCGTCACGCTGTTCGATAAACTCCCGATCCTGTGGCCGCACATCGTGCAGACCCTGGTCACCACCATGATCGGCTTCGTGCTCGGCGTGGCGCTCGGCGTCGCGCTCGGTGCCGTGATCGGGGTGTCAAAAACCGCCTACGACACCTGTTATCCGCTGCTGGTCGGCTTCTCGTCGATCCCGAAGGTCGCCGTGGTGCCGATCTTCGTGTTGTGGTTCGGCTCCGGCACCGTGCCGGCGGTGTTGACCTCGCTGTCGATCTGCTTCTTCCCGATCGTCGTCAACATCGCCACCGGTCTTGCCACCACCGAGCCCGAGCTCGAGGATGTGCTGAAGGCACTCGGCGCCAGCAAGTTCGACATCCTCTGGAATGTCGGCCTGCCCAGGACGATGCCGTTCTTCTTCGCCTCGCTGAAGGTCGCGGTCTCCTACGCCTTTGTCGGCGCGGTGCTGTCGGAAACCGTCGCCTCGAACCGCGGCATCGGCAACGTCATGATGACCGCGTCCTCCAATTTCAACGTGCCGCTGGTGTTCGCCGGGCTGTTCGTGCTCGCCGGCCTCGGCGTCGCACTCTACGTCCTGTTCTCGCTGATCGAGGGTCAGGTCACCGGCTGGGCGACACGCAAGGACAATGTCATCGCCACTTGA
- a CDS encoding ABC transporter ATP-binding protein has protein sequence MQPNSEFAGEPMAAGSAPTAIELSDASVTFGRGARAVPALSTTTLRIADGEFVALVGPSGCGKSTILRLVSGLARPTTGVVIVGGREVAARAMRVGMAFQNPTMLPWMTIEKNIMLPLKIVEPFRSQFRKLRKTEFRDKANALLEQVGLKGFGGRYPWQLSGGMLQRANLCRALIHEPRMLLLDEPFGALDQFTREELWGILQQLWMTHRPTVLLVTHDLREAGFLASRICVMSARPGRILDDSRVDFARPRTVAMTFEPDFIALNQKLRAFIVDARTAAREGA, from the coding sequence ATGCAACCAAACTCCGAATTTGCCGGCGAACCGATGGCCGCCGGATCCGCGCCGACCGCGATCGAGCTGTCGGACGCCTCCGTCACGTTCGGCCGGGGCGCCCGCGCCGTGCCGGCACTGTCGACAACCACGCTGCGGATCGCCGATGGCGAGTTCGTCGCGCTGGTCGGCCCGTCCGGCTGCGGCAAGTCCACCATCCTGCGGCTGGTTTCCGGCCTGGCGCGGCCGACCACCGGCGTCGTCATCGTCGGCGGCCGCGAGGTCGCGGCGCGCGCGATGCGGGTCGGCATGGCGTTCCAGAACCCGACCATGCTGCCGTGGATGACGATCGAAAAGAACATCATGCTGCCGCTGAAGATCGTCGAGCCGTTCCGCTCGCAATTCCGCAAGCTGCGCAAGACCGAGTTCCGCGACAAGGCCAATGCGCTGCTCGAGCAGGTCGGGCTGAAGGGCTTTGGCGGCCGCTATCCCTGGCAGCTCTCCGGCGGCATGCTCCAGCGTGCCAATCTGTGCCGCGCGCTGATCCACGAGCCGCGCATGCTGCTGCTCGACGAGCCGTTCGGCGCGCTCGACCAGTTCACCCGCGAGGAGCTGTGGGGAATCCTTCAGCAGCTCTGGATGACCCACAGGCCGACCGTGCTGCTGGTCACCCATGATCTGCGCGAGGCCGGCTTCCTCGCCAGCCGCATCTGCGTGATGAGCGCGCGGCCCGGCCGCATCCTCGACGACTCCAGGGTCGATTTCGCCCGTCCGCGTACCGTGGCGATGACCTTCGAGCCCGACTTCATCGCGCTCAACCAGAAGCTCCGCGCCTTCATTGTCGATGCGCGCACCGCCGCGCGAGAAGGAGCCTGA
- a CDS encoding GntR family transcriptional regulator, which yields MAGRADSSKTAESSDKVSVICRALRRAIIEQALEPGAKLPEDSLGERFGVSRTIARHALGQLAGEGLVELRRNRIAVVATPSWQEARDAFDIRIELERLVVRQLAGKLTKAQIAELTAHVDAEDRARDGTDAVSIRLATEFHILLAHMTNSPILVRYVSEVAYRCCLTLSLYSRPHSSECAINEHRAIIAALAKGDVDKVMGLMHSHLDSVANRALVAPSPQRGRDLLDILAPYADEATGEKVVKLPKAARR from the coding sequence ATGGCGGGGCGCGCCGACAGCAGCAAGACGGCTGAATCGTCAGACAAGGTCAGCGTGATCTGCCGCGCGCTGCGGCGCGCGATCATCGAGCAGGCGCTGGAGCCCGGCGCCAAGCTGCCCGAGGATTCGCTCGGCGAGCGCTTCGGCGTCAGCCGCACCATCGCACGGCATGCGCTCGGGCAATTGGCGGGGGAAGGCCTGGTCGAGCTGCGCCGCAACCGCATTGCCGTGGTGGCGACGCCGAGCTGGCAGGAGGCGCGCGATGCCTTCGATATCCGCATCGAGCTCGAGCGGCTGGTGGTGCGGCAGCTCGCCGGCAAGCTGACCAAGGCGCAGATCGCCGAGCTCACCGCCCACGTCGACGCCGAGGATCGCGCCCGCGACGGCACCGATGCGGTGTCGATCCGGCTCGCCACCGAATTCCACATCCTGCTTGCTCACATGACGAACAGCCCGATCCTGGTGCGCTATGTCAGCGAGGTCGCCTACCGCTGCTGCCTGACACTGTCGCTGTACAGCCGGCCGCATTCGTCGGAATGCGCGATCAACGAGCACCGCGCGATCATCGCCGCGCTGGCGAAAGGCGACGTCGACAAGGTGATGGGGCTGATGCACAGCCATCTGGATTCCGTGGCGAACCGTGCGCTGGTCGCGCCGAGCCCGCAGCGCGGGCGCGATCTGCTGGATATTCTGGCACCCTATGCCGACGAGGCAACCGGCGAAAAGGTGGTGAAGCTGCCGAAGGCGGCGCGGCGCTGA
- a CDS encoding membrane protein: protein MSAPAKADARPMSDAEIVEAYLTASMIPDPDAAAAYMKPGTVITFTGGREFDHPRGPTAFNAKRYRWVKKKMDRFDVCPGTDETVVYSVGTLYGEWTDGTPFEGNRYVDRFVVRGGQIVKMDVWNDSAERILVRRGIEA from the coding sequence ATGTCCGCACCAGCCAAAGCCGATGCCCGCCCGATGTCCGACGCAGAGATCGTCGAGGCCTATTTGACGGCGTCGATGATTCCCGATCCGGATGCGGCCGCGGCCTATATGAAGCCGGGCACGGTGATCACCTTCACCGGCGGGCGCGAATTCGACCATCCGCGCGGGCCGACTGCCTTCAATGCGAAGCGCTATCGCTGGGTGAAGAAGAAGATGGATCGCTTCGATGTCTGCCCTGGCACGGACGAGACCGTCGTCTACAGCGTCGGGACGCTCTACGGCGAATGGACCGACGGCACGCCGTTCGAAGGCAACCGCTATGTCGACCGCTTCGTGGTGCGGGGCGGGCAGATCGTCAAGATGGACGTCTGGAACGACAGCGCCGAGCGGATTTTGGTGCGGCGGGGGATCGAGGCGTAG
- a CDS encoding amidohydrolase family protein has protein sequence MIATPAFDLVFRNAVTRSSAAAVDIGIAGGRIAAIAPRLVCEAVEVDLNGRLALPGFVDTHIHLDKACLLGRCGHDHASLSEAIRAVSAMKRDFTVEDVYARGSKVIERAITAGTTRMRTHVEIDPRIGLRGFEAVKALKRDYAWALDLSLCVFPQEGLINDPGADALLVAALNDGAEAVGGCPYVDSDPNAHIARIFDLAQEFDVDVDLHLDFDLDPSWWHMEEVCRQTERRNYHGRVAIGHATKLSALPPDRLKKAGARLAEAGVAVTVLPATDLYLMGRDATHNAPRGLTAAHRLVADGVLCSVATNNVQNPFTPFGDASLLRMANLYANAAHAGIGEFDACLDLVTDLPARLMNLKDYGIAVGNPADIVVLDADSGTNAIAELPDVLMGFKRGRKTFERQRPTLFRP, from the coding sequence ATGATCGCGACACCTGCCTTTGACCTTGTCTTCCGCAATGCCGTGACGCGCAGCTCCGCCGCCGCGGTCGATATCGGCATCGCCGGCGGCAGGATCGCCGCGATCGCGCCGCGCCTCGTGTGCGAGGCGGTCGAAGTCGACCTCAACGGCCGGCTGGCGTTGCCCGGCTTCGTCGACACCCATATCCATCTCGACAAGGCCTGCCTGCTCGGCCGCTGCGGCCACGATCACGCCAGCCTCAGCGAGGCGATCCGCGCGGTGTCGGCGATGAAGCGCGACTTCACGGTCGAGGATGTCTATGCGCGCGGCTCAAAAGTGATCGAGCGCGCGATCACGGCGGGCACCACGCGGATGCGGACGCATGTCGAGATCGACCCGCGGATCGGGCTGCGCGGCTTCGAGGCGGTAAAGGCCTTGAAACGCGACTATGCCTGGGCGCTCGACCTCTCGCTTTGTGTCTTCCCGCAGGAGGGCCTGATCAACGATCCCGGCGCCGACGCGCTCTTGGTCGCGGCGCTCAACGACGGTGCAGAGGCGGTCGGCGGCTGCCCCTATGTCGACAGCGACCCGAACGCGCATATCGCGCGCATCTTCGACCTCGCGCAGGAGTTCGACGTCGATGTCGACCTCCATCTCGATTTCGACCTCGATCCCTCCTGGTGGCACATGGAGGAGGTCTGCCGGCAGACCGAACGGCGCAACTATCACGGGCGCGTCGCGATCGGGCACGCCACCAAACTCTCCGCGCTGCCGCCTGATCGGTTGAAGAAAGCCGGCGCTCGGCTCGCCGAGGCCGGCGTCGCGGTCACCGTGCTGCCGGCGACCGATCTCTATCTGATGGGACGCGACGCCACCCACAACGCGCCGCGCGGGCTGACCGCCGCGCACCGGCTCGTCGCCGATGGCGTGCTGTGCTCGGTCGCGACCAACAATGTGCAGAATCCGTTCACGCCGTTCGGCGATGCATCGCTGCTGCGGATGGCCAATCTCTACGCCAATGCGGCGCATGCCGGGATCGGCGAGTTCGATGCCTGCCTCGATCTCGTCACCGACCTGCCGGCACGGCTAATGAACCTCAAGGATTACGGCATCGCGGTCGGCAATCCCGCCGACATCGTCGTGCTCGATGCCGACAGCGGAACCAACGCGATCGCCGAACTGCCCGACGTGCTGATGGGCTTCAAGCGCGGCCGCAAGACCTTCGAACGCCAGCGCCCGACGCTGTTCCGGCCGTAG
- a CDS encoding mandelate racemase/muconate lactonizing enzyme family protein — protein sequence MSKSTTIKSVETLACDAGWRNYHFVKVTTTDGLVGWSEYDEGFGAPGVTAAIERLSARVVGKNAFEHERIYAELFAATRPAAGGVVALALGAIENALLDVKAKALGVPCYDLLGGKIRDRVRVYWSHCATWRINHPDWYKPAITDLDGVKAIGAEVREKKFTAMKTNIFVYTDGKPQGWRPGFGSPFQPEINIDRTVLRNLCMHLEAIRDGAGPDVDLLLDLNFNAKTEGYLKILRAIEKMDMFWVEIDTFNPQALGYIRRQSPHPISSCETLLGLREFLPYFTEQAMDVAIIDTPWNGVWQSMKIAAAAEHFEVNVAPHNFYGHLCTMMNAHFCAAVPNLRIMETDIDRLAWDHELFTHVPEFVDGNLVIPDRPGWGTEPNEEGLRAHPPKNKGGLLNYGLKK from the coding sequence ATGAGCAAATCCACCACAATCAAAAGCGTCGAAACGCTCGCCTGCGATGCCGGGTGGCGGAATTATCACTTCGTCAAGGTGACGACGACGGACGGGCTGGTCGGCTGGAGCGAATATGACGAGGGCTTCGGCGCGCCCGGCGTGACGGCGGCGATCGAGCGGCTGTCGGCGCGGGTGGTCGGCAAGAACGCGTTCGAGCACGAGCGGATCTATGCCGAGCTGTTCGCCGCGACGCGCCCTGCCGCCGGCGGCGTGGTGGCGCTGGCGCTAGGCGCGATCGAGAACGCGCTGCTCGACGTCAAGGCCAAGGCGCTCGGCGTGCCCTGCTACGACCTGCTCGGCGGCAAGATCCGCGACCGCGTGCGGGTCTACTGGTCGCATTGCGCGACCTGGCGCATCAATCATCCCGACTGGTACAAGCCGGCCATCACCGATCTCGACGGCGTCAAGGCGATCGGGGCCGAGGTGCGCGAGAAGAAATTCACGGCGATGAAGACCAACATCTTCGTCTACACCGACGGCAAGCCGCAAGGCTGGCGCCCCGGCTTCGGCTCGCCGTTCCAGCCCGAGATCAACATCGACCGCACTGTGCTGCGCAATCTGTGCATGCATCTGGAGGCGATCCGCGACGGCGCAGGGCCGGATGTCGATCTTTTGCTCGACCTCAACTTCAACGCCAAGACCGAGGGCTATCTGAAAATCCTGCGCGCCATCGAGAAGATGGACATGTTCTGGGTCGAGATCGACACCTTCAACCCGCAGGCGCTCGGCTATATCCGCCGCCAGAGCCCGCACCCGATCTCGTCCTGCGAGACGCTGCTGGGCCTGCGCGAATTCCTGCCCTATTTCACCGAGCAAGCGATGGACGTCGCGATCATCGACACGCCGTGGAACGGGGTCTGGCAATCGATGAAGATCGCCGCCGCCGCCGAGCATTTCGAAGTCAACGTCGCGCCGCATAATTTCTACGGCCACCTCTGCACCATGATGAACGCGCATTTCTGCGCCGCGGTGCCGAACCTGCGCATCATGGAGACCGACATCGATCGGCTGGCCTGGGACCACGAGCTGTTCACCCACGTGCCTGAATTCGTCGACGGCAATCTCGTGATCCCGGATCGTCCGGGCTGGGGCACCGAGCCGAACGAGGAAGGCCTGCGCGCGCACCCGCCGAAGAACAAGGGCGGGCTGTTGAATTACGGGTTGAAGAAGTAG
- a CDS encoding ABC transporter substrate-binding protein: MQTKRQTALSISLVLAAVLAAAPLRAQQAQTAAGNEIRIGNVMPYTGPLAAFATIGRAEAAYFDMVNEHGGINGRKVRFVSVDDSSNPKTAMEQTRDLVEKQDVLLMFGSFGTPSNLAVRKYLNENKVPQLFVASGDEAWAHPVTFPWTMGWQPTFRAEGRIYANYIQAAYPSRKIAVLWQNDQFGRDLFKGLQEGLGDTAGMIVADLAFDASETAIQNQIGILKNSGADILVFDGAPAIAARAIRVAADLDWHPVFILDNASASIASALRPAGLQNSLGVISTSFLKDAGDASWKDDPQIKAWLAFMDKYYPDGDKDDIYAVFGYAAADTLMQVLRQCGDDLSRENIMRQAASLKDYQSPIALPGIVINTGPKDFRPIKQMRLVQFDGNAWQPIGDVIDSAFTAVREDN, from the coding sequence ATGCAAACAAAAAGACAAACTGCGCTTTCGATATCCCTCGTCCTCGCAGCTGTCCTCGCGGCGGCGCCGTTGCGCGCGCAGCAGGCGCAGACGGCGGCCGGCAACGAGATCCGCATCGGCAACGTCATGCCCTACACCGGGCCGCTGGCCGCGTTCGCGACCATCGGGCGGGCGGAGGCGGCCTATTTCGACATGGTCAACGAGCATGGCGGCATCAACGGCCGCAAGGTCAGGTTCGTCTCGGTCGATGACAGCTCCAATCCGAAGACCGCGATGGAGCAGACCCGCGATCTCGTCGAGAAGCAGGACGTGCTGTTGATGTTCGGCTCGTTCGGCACACCGAGCAATCTCGCGGTCCGGAAGTACCTCAACGAGAACAAGGTGCCGCAGCTGTTCGTCGCCTCCGGCGACGAGGCGTGGGCGCATCCTGTGACTTTTCCCTGGACCATGGGCTGGCAGCCGACCTTCCGCGCCGAGGGGCGGATCTACGCCAATTACATCCAGGCGGCCTATCCCTCGCGCAAGATCGCGGTGCTCTGGCAGAACGATCAGTTCGGCCGCGACCTGTTCAAGGGATTGCAGGAAGGGCTCGGCGACACCGCCGGCATGATCGTCGCCGATCTCGCCTTCGACGCATCGGAGACCGCGATCCAGAACCAGATCGGAATTTTGAAGAACTCCGGCGCCGACATTCTGGTGTTCGACGGCGCGCCGGCGATCGCGGCGCGCGCGATCCGCGTCGCCGCCGACCTCGACTGGCATCCGGTGTTCATCCTCGACAACGCGTCGGCCTCGATCGCCAGCGCGCTGCGGCCGGCGGGCCTGCAGAATTCGCTGGGCGTGATCTCGACCTCGTTCCTCAAGGATGCCGGCGATGCGTCCTGGAAGGACGATCCGCAGATCAAGGCGTGGCTCGCCTTCATGGACAAGTATTATCCTGACGGCGACAAGGACGACATCTACGCCGTGTTCGGCTACGCCGCTGCGGATACGCTGATGCAGGTGCTGCGTCAGTGCGGCGACGATTTGTCGCGCGAGAACATCATGCGGCAGGCCGCGTCGCTGAAGGACTACCAGAGCCCGATCGCGCTGCCCGGGATCGTGATCAACACCGGACCGAAGGACTTCCGCCCGATCAAGCAGATGCGGCTGGTGCAGTTCGACGGCAATGCCTGGCAGCCGATCGGCGACGTGATCGACAGCGCGTTCACGGCAGTGCGCGAGGATAATTGA